The Rosa rugosa chromosome 1, drRosRugo1.1, whole genome shotgun sequence genomic sequence CGATGAGATAGAGGAATTGTACGTACAGTTTCTGCCTGCAGCAAAATGTAGTAGCACTGTAGCTTCAAGTGTCTCAAGTTGATAGAGAGAGAGGTGGTCAGGCAGAATATCGATATCGCAGTCATAATCATCTTAAGCACCACACGCACCGTTCATGTCATTCATTTCCGGATCCTTCAGGTTAGCTCTCTTCAAGCATATATATAGAATAGTAAAACAcgatactctctctctctctctctctctggactGATAGGTGAATGTTCCAACTGACATGGAAATCTTAAAAGGTCGAAGAATATTGTACGTCTGTTGATATGCGTAACACATGCATTTGGTTTCTTTTTGTTCTCTCTCTATAGCTCGATCATTATAGATATGTTGTGACGTACgttatgtgtgtgtgtctatatatataatcatatacATGCTAAAACGTGTTccataattttatatatataccttAAGGAACATATAAGCAAATTGTTTCAAACATTTCATGTATGTGAATGATATGATCGATCATCGATGGTTCAttccttccaaaaaaaaaaaaaaaatcatatatatgTCGATGGTTCCCATATATGAGCAATCAATAATACGAAGACATCCATATGTTGCATGCATTATCGATCTCTAAAAGAAATAAGTTTCAAACTAGTCTCTCTAAACCCTATGAACGCAAACACAATGAAGGGTCCTTGTTCCCTTTCTAATAATGGTGTTCTTCTCAAACATCCGATCATTACCCGCAAACCCCGCCCAACCAACAAATTAAACCAAATTTCACGTCACTTGTTTGTCTATATATAAAGCACCACAAATTAAAACTATTTTAAACACAACAATTACTTGTAATCAAAGTCATAAccaaaagcaaagaaacaaagaaatcaaGATGGCACGTCGAATGGTTGTGCTTGCTCTCCTCTTTGTTGCCATTGTTGGGGTTACATCACACGAAGAAGTACCATCAAGTTCACCACCTTCCTCTCCATCCTTGTCGCCGTCGGAAGCCCCCACCCCTTCGGGCAGTGACAATTCATCTCCGCCTTTCCCCGAAACCGAAGATGGCAGCGATGGTGATGATGCCTATGCCCCAGAAAGCAGCGACTACGCTGATTCACCTGAAGGCGAAGCCGAAGGACCAGATGCAGGAATCGATGAAGAATTTTAGAGAAATGTTAACGAAACTGTAGAGAAATTTTAATTTCATTAATTTGTGTGATATTTGTGAATTGGTATATATGGGAAAGAACTGTAATACAAAGGAAAGAAATGTAACAACTTGATATAGAACCGGGCTTGATATACAAAGGAAAGTACTGTAACCACCCACGGTGTGCATGGCTTAAACTTCATAAACCTGTTTTTCTGTTGACTCGCCCTTCATAAAAGAGAAAGGAACATTCATAAATAGAATGATAAACACATACTTTCTTGTCAGAGAAAGAGACGTCATAAATCCTCCGATCCATATATTATTCTTAGTTCTTCTGATGAAGTGTGAGTATTCACTCATGAGAGATTGTGTTTGTTAATGGTATTACATCTGTATAAATTATTATCcattttaatttattcaagCTGCAGCTTTGCTTATGCACTCACAATACAAATCCTCCCAACTTGCCACCACATACTACTAACAAGGTAAAAAGAGCTAATATATGTTTCATACATATCATCCTCGTTGTGCATAATTAATTCAATAACAACTGCGAGTAATGCCATGATAATTGTTAATGTAAACCGGCCTGTAATTTAGTTTTGACCCTGCAGATGACAAACACTAAGGTAATACTGAAATTACTATTTAGTATTTACAAGTTTTATGTGCCAATTTGAGAAGCTTTAACTTTTCCCTCCGTTCTTTGCGAAAGCTTTTGCAACTTTCCTGTTTCTTCCTCCCACTGCCATACACAGTGAGGTTAAAAAAGATAGAAACATAAGAATAAATAGAAGGTAGAATTAGTTCTACAACAATTGGCATAAACAGAAAATGTAGTTCAAGATCAAAGTTTTTTACATTTCTTGTGTTGATGGCATCTGTGAGCTTCTCACCACTTGGCAATGTCTCCTCAAACACCCACATTCTCACTTCATCTGCATTTCATTGGacaaaacctctctctctctctctctctctctctcagaggaCTTACGGGTGACTGTTCTAGCTGACATGGGAATCTTAAAAGGTCGAAGAATATTGTAGGTTGATGTGCCGTGTTctagctagggttttttttgttcttcctaTAGCTCCATCATTATAGATATGTTATAGCTTctgcaaattaaaaaaaaaaaaaaaaaaggttatatatatatatatatatatatatatatatatatatgctagcTAGAACATGGTCCATGATCTTCAATCGAGAAATAGCTAGGCCTATAACTTCACACACGATGTCAAACCATCAGCATATATGCATGGTAAATTATCATCTTCAGGTCTCATCGTGTCGATCACACTCTAAACCTAGCTTGCGACATAAGAAATATGATAGCAAATTGTTTCAAACTTTTCATGTATGTGAATGATCATTGATCGATGGTTCGCATATATAAGCAATCAACAACACGAAGACATATCATGCATATATTGCATGCATTATCGATCTATAACAGAAAGTTTCAAACTAGTCTCCTCCAAATCCGGCGAACACAAACAAAACGAAAggtctttgttttctttctaatATACAATAATGTTCTTCTAACACATCCGATCATTACCCGCAAACCTCGCCCTACCAACAAAAACCAATTGCACGTCCTTTGTTTGTCTATATATAAAGCACCACAAATTAAGACGATTTTAAATACAAAATTTACTTGTAATCAAAGTCATAGCCAAAAGCAAAGAGACAAAGAGATCAAGATGGTACGACCAAAGAAAGAGATCAAGATGGTACGTCCAGTACTTGTGTTTGCTCTCCTCTTTGTTGCCATTGTTGGGGTTACATcacaagaagaagatgaagcacCATCAAGTTCACCACCTTCCCCTCCATCCTTGTCGCCGTCGGAAGCCCCCACCGAAAGCGAAAGCGACAGCGACGCTTCCTCCCCATCCCCTTCTGGCAGTCACAATTCATCTCCGCCTTCCCCCGAAGACCACAGCGATGGTGATGGTGCCTCTGCCCCAGAAAGCAGCGACTCCGCTGATTCCCCTGAAGGCGAAGCCGAAGGACCAGATACAGATTTAGGAAGCGAAGAAGATTATCCCACTGATGATCTCTCCAGGCTCATCCAAAGCTAGATCATCATAGATCGAGGGAGCTAACTAGTTGTGGtttcatttttaattgtttgttttccGTTACTACTGATTCCCCAAGCATAGACCTAATTAATGATCAGTGAGCCTTGTTAATTAAacgaaaaataataaaagatcATATTGATACAGTCCCATCACTCCCCTGTACGTTTCTACCGGAGACCGATCGACCAATTTATATCTgctgcattcaaatcattaatcACTCCCAA encodes the following:
- the LOC133734416 gene encoding classical arabinogalactan protein 11-like, which encodes MVRPKKEIKMVRPVLVFALLFVAIVGVTSQEEDEAPSSSPPSPPSLSPSEAPTESESDSDASSPSPSGSHNSSPPSPEDHSDGDGASAPESSDSADSPEGEAEGPDTDLGSEEDYPTDDLSRLIQS